A stretch of the Pseudomonas sp. ACM7 genome encodes the following:
- a CDS encoding cytochrome c1, which produces MKKLFAVLILAALPVLSFAAEHGGPELEKVDIDVSDKAAMQDGARTFANYCMGCHSAKFQRYERVADDLGIPHDLMLSKVVFTGAKIGDHMSIGMQPADAKTWFGAAPPDLTLVARVRGTDWLYGYLKSFYEDPSRPWGVNNKVFPNVGMPNVLVGLQGRQVVGCKQVQIVEDGKKQYDPLTGTALTHEACDQLTILPKTGTLNEEQFDEKVKNLVTFLAYSANPVKLQHQRIGTYVLLYLAFFFVFAYLLKREYWKDVH; this is translated from the coding sequence ATGAAAAAGCTATTTGCTGTACTGATTCTTGCTGCTTTGCCTGTGCTGTCCTTCGCGGCCGAACACGGTGGTCCTGAGCTGGAAAAGGTCGATATCGACGTTTCCGACAAAGCTGCAATGCAAGATGGCGCGCGTACATTCGCCAACTACTGCATGGGCTGTCACAGCGCCAAGTTCCAGCGTTACGAGCGTGTCGCCGATGACCTGGGCATCCCGCACGACCTGATGCTCTCGAAGGTGGTGTTCACCGGCGCCAAGATCGGCGACCACATGAGCATCGGCATGCAGCCGGCTGACGCCAAGACCTGGTTCGGTGCGGCGCCGCCCGACCTGACCCTGGTCGCCCGCGTTCGTGGCACTGACTGGCTCTACGGTTACCTGAAATCTTTCTACGAAGACCCATCGCGTCCTTGGGGCGTGAACAACAAGGTGTTCCCGAACGTCGGGATGCCTAACGTTCTGGTCGGCCTGCAGGGTCGTCAGGTGGTAGGCTGTAAACAAGTTCAAATCGTCGAAGACGGCAAGAAGCAATACGATCCGCTGACCGGCACGGCTTTGACTCATGAAGCCTGCGACCAGCTGACCATACTGCCGAAAACCGGCACGCTGAACGAAGAGCAGTTCGACGAGAAGGTCAAGAATCTGGTGACCTTCCTGGCCTACTCGGCCAACCCGGTGAAGCTGCAGCATCAGCGCATCGGTACCTATGTGTTGCTGTACCTGGCGTTCTTCTTCGTATTCGCATACTTGCTCAAGCGTGAATACTGGAAAGACGTCCATTGA
- a CDS encoding acyl-CoA dehydrogenase family protein: MIPRTLFSSEHELFRDSVRTFLEKEAVPFHGQWEKQGYIDRKLWNKAGEAGMLCSHLPEEYGGLGADFLYSAVVIEEIGRLGLTGIGFSLHSDIVAPYILHYGSEALKHKYLPKLVSGEMVTAIAMTEPGAGSDLQGVKTTAVLDGDEYVINGSKTFITNGFLADLVIVVAKTDPKAGAKGTSLFLVEANTPGFAKGKRLEKVGMKAQDTSELFFQDVRVPKENLLGQAGMGFAYLMQELPQERLTVAIGGLASAEAALQWTLDYTRERKAFGKAIADFQNTRFKLAEMATEIQIGRVFVDRCLELHLQGKLDVPTAAMAKYWGTDLQCKVLDECVQLHGGYGFMWEYPIARAWADARVQRIYAGTNEIMKEIIARSL, encoded by the coding sequence ATGATCCCCAGAACCTTGTTCAGCTCCGAGCACGAACTTTTTCGCGACAGCGTGCGAACGTTCCTCGAAAAAGAGGCCGTGCCGTTCCATGGGCAATGGGAAAAACAAGGCTATATCGACCGCAAACTCTGGAACAAGGCAGGGGAGGCGGGGATGCTGTGTTCGCATCTGCCGGAAGAGTACGGCGGCCTGGGGGCGGACTTTCTCTACAGCGCGGTGGTGATCGAAGAGATCGGTCGTCTCGGCCTGACCGGTATCGGTTTTTCCCTGCATTCGGACATCGTCGCGCCTTACATCCTTCATTACGGCAGTGAAGCGCTGAAACACAAATACCTGCCGAAACTGGTGTCTGGCGAGATGGTCACGGCGATTGCCATGACCGAGCCGGGTGCCGGTTCCGACCTGCAAGGGGTGAAAACCACCGCGGTGCTCGATGGCGACGAGTATGTGATCAACGGTTCGAAGACGTTCATCACCAACGGCTTTCTCGCTGACCTGGTGATTGTCGTGGCCAAGACCGATCCGAAGGCTGGCGCGAAAGGCACCAGCCTGTTTCTGGTGGAAGCCAACACCCCAGGCTTCGCCAAGGGCAAGCGTCTGGAAAAAGTCGGCATGAAGGCTCAGGACACCTCGGAATTGTTCTTCCAGGACGTGCGAGTGCCAAAAGAAAACCTGCTGGGGCAAGCGGGGATGGGCTTCGCGTACCTGATGCAGGAATTGCCGCAGGAGCGTCTTACCGTTGCCATCGGCGGGCTTGCTTCGGCTGAAGCTGCGTTGCAATGGACGCTGGATTACACCCGCGAGCGCAAGGCATTCGGCAAGGCGATCGCCGACTTCCAGAACACCCGCTTCAAACTGGCGGAGATGGCGACCGAGATTCAGATCGGTCGAGTCTTCGTCGATCGCTGTCTGGAACTGCACCTGCAAGGCAAACTCGACGTGCCGACCGCGGCGATGGCCAAGTACTGGGGCACTGACTTGCAATGCAAGGTGCTCGACGAGTGCGTGCAGTTGCATGGCGGTTACGGTTTCATGTGGGAATACCCGATCGCCCGGGCGTGGGCGGATGCGCGGGTGCAGCGGATTTATGCGGGGACCAATGAAATCATGAAGGAGATTATTGCGCGGTCGCTTTGA
- a CDS encoding phosphoheptose isomerase, with product MDMQSRIRQLFQASIDTKQMAMDVLAPHIEQASQVMVNALLNEGKMLSCGNGGSAGDAQHFSSELLNRFERERPSLPAIALTTDSSTITSIANDYSYNEIFSKQIRALGQPGDVLLAISTSGNSANIIQAIQAAHDREMIVVALTGRDGGGMASLLLPEDVEIRVPANVTARIQEVHLLTIHCLCDLIDSQLFGSEE from the coding sequence ATGGACATGCAATCCCGAATTCGCCAGCTTTTTCAGGCCAGTATCGATACCAAGCAAATGGCGATGGACGTACTTGCACCGCACATCGAGCAAGCCAGCCAGGTGATGGTCAACGCCCTGCTCAACGAAGGCAAAATGTTGTCCTGCGGCAACGGCGGCTCTGCCGGTGATGCCCAGCACTTCTCGTCCGAGCTGCTCAACCGCTTCGAGCGCGAACGTCCGAGCCTGCCAGCCATCGCGCTGACCACCGACAGCTCGACGATCACCTCGATCGCCAACGACTACAGCTACAACGAAATTTTCTCCAAACAGATCCGCGCCCTCGGCCAGCCGGGTGACGTTTTGCTGGCGATTTCCACCAGCGGCAACTCGGCAAACATTATTCAAGCGATCCAGGCCGCACATGATCGCGAAATGATTGTCGTAGCATTGACCGGTCGCGATGGCGGCGGCATGGCGTCGTTGCTATTGCCCGAGGACGTCGAGATTCGCGTACCGGCCAACGTCACCGCACGTATTCAGGAAGTCCACCTGCTGACGATCCATTGCCTTTGCGATTTGATCGACAGCCAACTGTTCGGGAGTGAAGAATGA
- a CDS encoding GlxA family transcriptional regulator encodes MASLRYGKQLGQGLTPAFETRLVSPDGKPVNSFSDVIMPVDGGLENADIIVLPAFWDDFDTLCQRYPQVLPWLRQQHARGAVLCGEATGVFWLAEAGLLDGKEATTYWRFFNAFAERFPRVQLNQDKHLTDADNLYCAGGTTSACDLYIYLIERFCGANVSQAVARDILYEVQRSYSPGRIGFGGQKLHQDVIILQIQHWLEEHFADKFRFEDVAREHGMSIRNFMRRFQTATGDKPLHYLQRLRIETAKGLLSGSRKSIKTISYEVGYDDASFFARLFRQHTELSPNQYRQQFQQAA; translated from the coding sequence CTGGCCAGCCTGCGTTACGGCAAACAACTGGGCCAAGGCCTGACTCCGGCGTTCGAAACCCGCCTGGTCAGCCCCGACGGCAAACCGGTAAACAGCTTCAGCGATGTAATCATGCCGGTGGACGGCGGCCTGGAAAACGCCGACATCATTGTCCTTCCAGCGTTCTGGGACGATTTCGACACCCTCTGCCAACGTTATCCACAGGTCCTGCCCTGGCTGCGCCAGCAACATGCTCGCGGCGCAGTACTCTGCGGCGAAGCCACCGGGGTGTTCTGGCTGGCCGAGGCCGGGCTGCTCGACGGCAAGGAAGCGACCACTTACTGGCGTTTCTTCAATGCGTTTGCCGAACGCTTCCCACGGGTTCAGCTCAATCAGGACAAGCACCTGACCGATGCCGACAACCTGTACTGTGCTGGCGGAACCACCTCGGCCTGCGACCTTTACATTTACCTGATCGAACGCTTCTGCGGCGCCAACGTGTCCCAGGCCGTGGCGCGGGACATTCTTTATGAAGTGCAGCGCAGCTACTCGCCAGGACGAATCGGTTTCGGCGGTCAGAAGCTGCACCAGGATGTGATCATCCTGCAGATCCAGCACTGGCTCGAAGAACACTTTGCCGACAAATTCCGCTTCGAAGACGTGGCTCGCGAACACGGCATGAGCATCCGCAATTTCATGCGGCGCTTCCAGACCGCCACCGGCGACAAGCCGCTGCATTACCTGCAACGACTGCGTATCGAGACGGCCAAAGGCTTGCTGTCCGGCAGCCGCAAGAGCATCAAGACCATCAGCTATGAAGTCGGTTACGACGATGCGAGCTTCTTCGCGCGGTTGTTTCGCCAGCACACGGAATTGTCGCCGAACCAGTATCGGCAGCAGTTCCAGCAGGCG
- a CDS encoding glutathione S-transferase N-terminal domain-containing protein: MGVTNRLACYSDPADHYSHRVRIVLAEKGVSAEIIYVEAGRQPPKLIEVNPYGSLPTLVDRDLALWESTVVMEYLDERYPHPPLLPVYPVARANSRLLIHRIQRDWCGLVDLILDSRSKEAARVVARKELRESLTGVSPLFADKPFFLSEEQSLVDCCLLPILWRLPILGIELPRPAKPLLDYMERSFAREAFQASLSGVERDMR, translated from the coding sequence ATGGGCGTGACCAATCGGTTGGCCTGTTACTCCGACCCCGCCGACCACTATTCCCACCGAGTGCGTATCGTACTTGCAGAGAAGGGTGTCAGCGCCGAGATCATTTACGTGGAAGCTGGTCGCCAGCCGCCTAAACTGATTGAAGTGAACCCTTACGGCAGCTTGCCCACCCTGGTCGATCGTGACCTGGCGTTGTGGGAGTCGACCGTGGTGATGGAATATCTGGATGAGCGTTACCCGCACCCGCCTTTACTGCCGGTTTATCCAGTGGCGCGTGCCAACAGCCGTCTGCTGATTCATCGTATTCAGCGTGACTGGTGTGGTCTGGTGGATCTGATCCTGGATTCCCGGTCCAAGGAAGCAGCCCGTGTCGTGGCTCGTAAAGAGCTGCGCGAAAGCCTGACCGGCGTGTCGCCGTTGTTCGCCGACAAGCCGTTTTTCCTCAGTGAGGAACAAAGCCTGGTGGATTGCTGCCTATTGCCAATACTCTGGCGATTGCCGATTCTGGGTATAGAACTGCCGCGGCCTGCCAAGCCGCTGCTTGATTACATGGAGCGCTCGTTTGCGCGTGAGGCTTTCCAGGCGAGTCTGTCTGGTGTCGAACGCGATATGCGCTAA
- a CDS encoding ClpXP protease specificity-enhancing factor, protein MNSSRPYLVRALYEWIVDNDCTPHMLVNSEYPSVQVPQGFASDGQIVLNVSPAAVRHLHMDNEAVSFEGRFGGVPHTLYVPIASILGIYARENGQGMVFDLESPMEDEEEIEPDDDIPPPDSEPPRPSGRPSLKVVK, encoded by the coding sequence ATGAACTCCAGTCGACCTTATCTGGTCCGCGCGCTCTACGAGTGGATTGTGGACAACGATTGCACCCCGCACATGCTGGTCAATTCCGAGTATCCGTCGGTACAGGTGCCTCAGGGTTTTGCCAGTGACGGACAGATTGTCCTGAACGTATCGCCGGCAGCCGTGCGTCATCTGCACATGGACAACGAAGCGGTCAGCTTCGAAGGGCGCTTCGGTGGCGTGCCGCACACCTTGTACGTGCCTATCGCATCGATCCTGGGCATTTACGCCCGGGAGAACGGTCAGGGCATGGTGTTCGATCTGGAATCGCCTATGGAAGACGAGGAAGAGATCGAGCCGGATGACGACATTCCGCCACCCGACAGCGAGCCGCCGCGTCCCAGCGGTCGACCGAGTTTGAAGGTGGTGAAATAA
- the rpsI gene encoding 30S ribosomal protein S9 produces MSATQNYGTGRRKTATARVFLRPGTGNISINNRTLENFFGRETARMVVRQPLELTETVEKFDIYVTVIGGGVSGQAGAIRHGITRALMQYDETLRGALRKAGFVTRDAREVERKKVGLRKARKRPQYSKR; encoded by the coding sequence ATGTCGGCGACTCAAAATTACGGCACTGGCCGTCGCAAGACCGCAACCGCACGCGTTTTCCTGCGTCCGGGTACTGGTAACATCTCCATCAACAACCGCACCCTGGAAAATTTCTTCGGCCGCGAAACTGCCCGCATGGTAGTTCGTCAGCCGCTGGAACTGACTGAGACTGTCGAGAAATTCGACATCTACGTCACCGTGATCGGTGGTGGTGTAAGTGGTCAAGCTGGCGCAATCCGCCACGGTATCACTCGCGCACTGATGCAGTACGACGAAACCCTGCGTGGCGCTCTGCGCAAAGCTGGCTTCGTTACTCGCGATGCACGTGAAGTTGAACGTAAGAAAGTTGGTCTGCGTAAAGCGCGTAAGCGTCCGCAGTACTCGAAGCGTTAA
- a CDS encoding BON domain-containing protein, with amino-acid sequence MTPNRLGLLALTLCLGISGCTSVVNASREAPIEDDRGTRTFGSKIDDSLIDTKVGVNIAKADPALDNDSHIVVTSFNGVVLLAGQTPRADLKAKAEQAAAAVQRVKTVHNELQVLPPSGFLARQNDTWLTSKIKTQMLTDPNIPGSRIKVVTENGIVYLLGLLTKQEAAQATNLVQGVSGVQKIVKLFEYID; translated from the coding sequence ATGACCCCTAATCGCCTAGGCCTTCTGGCCTTGACCCTGTGCCTCGGCATCAGCGGCTGCACCTCGGTGGTTAACGCCAGCCGTGAAGCACCGATCGAAGATGACCGCGGCACCCGCACCTTCGGCAGCAAGATCGACGACTCTCTGATCGACACCAAGGTCGGCGTGAACATTGCCAAGGCCGATCCAGCCCTGGATAACGACTCGCACATCGTCGTCACCAGCTTCAATGGCGTCGTGCTGCTCGCCGGGCAAACCCCGCGTGCCGACCTCAAGGCCAAGGCCGAACAGGCCGCTGCGGCTGTTCAGCGGGTGAAGACAGTCCACAACGAACTGCAAGTCCTGCCACCTTCCGGCTTCCTTGCCCGCCAGAACGACACTTGGCTGACCTCCAAGATCAAGACCCAGATGCTCACCGATCCGAACATTCCGGGCTCGCGCATCAAGGTTGTCACCGAGAACGGCATCGTCTACCTGCTGGGTCTGCTGACCAAACAGGAAGCTGCCCAAGCGACCAACCTGGTGCAAGGCGTTTCCGGCGTACAGAAGATCGTGAAACTGTTTGAGTACATCGACTGA
- a CDS encoding YraN family protein gives MPDRSRQQSGKDAERHALEHLQQQGLRLLAQNWLCKRGELDLVMLDGDTVVFVEVRYRKNTQWGGALDSIDERKRQKLIFAAQYFLQRESRWANSPCRFDVVAIDSNLDQLNWLQNAFDS, from the coding sequence ATGCCCGACAGGTCACGCCAGCAAAGCGGTAAAGATGCCGAGCGCCATGCGCTCGAGCATCTTCAACAACAAGGTCTGCGCCTGCTGGCGCAGAACTGGTTGTGTAAACGCGGCGAGCTTGATCTGGTCATGCTTGATGGCGATACAGTAGTATTCGTTGAAGTCCGCTACAGAAAAAACACTCAATGGGGTGGCGCGCTCGATAGCATTGATGAGCGCAAACGGCAGAAACTGATTTTTGCCGCGCAGTATTTTCTTCAGCGCGAGTCGCGTTGGGCCAATTCCCCTTGCCGTTTCGACGTGGTTGCCATCGACAGCAACCTCGATCAGTTGAACTGGTTGCAGAATGCCTTCGACAGCTGA
- a CDS encoding NADP(H)-dependent aldo-keto reductase, whose protein sequence is MDYRQLGRTNLNVSAICLGTMTWGEQNSEAEAFAQIERAKSAGINFIDTAEMYPVPPKAETYATTERYIGNYFKSRGDRADWILASKIAGPGNTIDYIRDKNLRHNRQHITEAVDASLKRLQTDYIDLYQLHWPERSTNFFGQLGYKHQIEANLTPLEDTLEALDEQVKAGKIRHIGLSNETPWGTMRFLALAEARGWPRAVSIQNPYNLLNRSFEVGLAEIAIREQCGLLAYSPLAFGFLSGKYEGGARPPKGRLSLYSRFSRYFNPQSEAACSRYVALAREHGLDPAQMALAFVTQQPFVTSNIIGATTMEQLESNLASFELKLSDEVLEGIEAIHKDHPNPAP, encoded by the coding sequence ATGGACTATCGCCAGCTAGGCCGAACCAATCTGAACGTGAGCGCCATCTGCCTCGGAACCATGACCTGGGGCGAGCAAAACAGCGAGGCTGAAGCCTTCGCCCAGATTGAACGGGCCAAAAGCGCCGGGATCAATTTCATCGATACCGCCGAGATGTACCCGGTGCCGCCAAAAGCCGAAACCTACGCCACCACCGAGCGCTACATCGGCAATTACTTCAAAAGCCGCGGTGATCGCGCCGACTGGATCCTGGCCAGCAAGATCGCCGGCCCCGGCAACACCATCGACTACATCCGCGACAAAAACCTGCGGCACAACCGCCAGCACATCACCGAAGCCGTGGACGCCAGCCTCAAGCGCTTGCAGACCGACTACATCGACCTCTACCAGCTGCATTGGCCGGAGCGCAGCACCAATTTCTTCGGTCAGCTCGGCTACAAACACCAAATCGAAGCCAACCTCACGCCGCTGGAGGACACCCTCGAAGCGCTGGACGAACAGGTCAAGGCCGGCAAGATCCGCCACATCGGCCTGTCCAATGAAACGCCATGGGGTACCATGCGCTTCCTCGCCCTGGCCGAAGCCCGTGGCTGGCCACGCGCGGTGTCGATCCAGAATCCGTACAACCTGCTCAACCGCAGCTTCGAAGTCGGTCTGGCGGAAATCGCCATCCGCGAACAGTGCGGCCTGCTCGCCTATTCGCCGCTGGCGTTCGGTTTCCTGTCAGGCAAGTACGAAGGTGGCGCGCGTCCGCCTAAAGGCCGCCTGAGCCTCTACAGCCGCTTCAGCCGCTATTTCAACCCGCAGTCGGAAGCTGCGTGCAGTCGTTATGTGGCACTGGCGCGTGAACACGGCCTGGACCCGGCGCAAATGGCGTTGGCGTTTGTCACTCAGCAGCCATTTGTGACCAGCAACATCATTGGCGCAACGACGATGGAGCAGCTTGAAAGCAATTTAGCGAGCTTCGAGCTGAAACTGTCGGATGAAGTACTGGAGGGGATCGAGGCGATTCACAAGGATCACCCGAACCCGGCACCTTGA
- the rplM gene encoding 50S ribosomal protein L13, which translates to MKTFTAKPETVQRDWFVVDAAGQTLGRLATEIASRLRGKHKAEYTPHVDTGDYIVVINAEQIRVTGAKTTDKIYYSHSGFPGGIKSINFEKLIAKAPERVIETAVKGMLPKNPLGRDMYRKLKVYAGAVHPHTAQQPQELKF; encoded by the coding sequence ATGAAAACTTTTACTGCTAAACCGGAAACAGTACAGCGCGACTGGTTTGTCGTCGACGCTGCAGGTCAGACCCTGGGTCGTCTGGCCACCGAAATCGCGAGCCGTCTGCGTGGCAAGCATAAAGCTGAGTACACTCCTCACGTTGACACCGGCGATTACATCGTCGTTATCAATGCCGAGCAGATTCGTGTAACCGGTGCTAAAACCACCGACAAAATCTACTACTCCCACTCCGGTTTCCCGGGCGGCATCAAGTCGATCAACTTCGAAAAGCTGATCGCTAAAGCCCCTGAGCGCGTGATCGAGACCGCGGTCAAAGGCATGCTGCCTAAGAACCCGCTGGGTCGCGACATGTATCGTAAGCTGAAAGTCTATGCGGGCGCTGTACACCCTCATACTGCTCAGCAGCCCCAAGAACTGAAGTTTTAA
- the petA gene encoding ubiquinol-cytochrome c reductase iron-sulfur subunit, producing the protein MSNDGVNAGRRRFLVAATSVVGAAGAVGAAVPFVGSWFPSAKAKAAGAPVKVNVSKIEPGQQMIAEWRGQPVFIVRRTAEILGNLKKIEGQLSDPTSKNSTQPTYVDPETRSIKPEVLLLIGICTHLGCSPTFRPEVAPADLGKDWVGGYFCPCHGSHYDLAGRVYKSQPAPLNLPVPPHSYETDDVIVIGVDTEKA; encoded by the coding sequence ATGAGCAATGACGGCGTGAATGCAGGCCGGCGTCGCTTCTTGGTAGCAGCCACATCCGTGGTGGGTGCTGCAGGAGCGGTGGGGGCTGCGGTCCCGTTCGTGGGGTCATGGTTTCCCAGTGCCAAGGCGAAAGCTGCAGGTGCACCGGTGAAGGTGAATGTCAGCAAAATCGAGCCAGGCCAGCAGATGATTGCTGAGTGGCGCGGTCAGCCGGTGTTCATTGTCCGCCGAACCGCGGAAATCCTGGGGAATCTGAAAAAGATCGAGGGCCAGCTGTCTGACCCGACCTCCAAGAACTCGACACAACCGACCTACGTCGATCCAGAAACGCGTTCGATCAAGCCAGAGGTTCTGCTGCTGATCGGTATCTGCACACACCTGGGTTGCTCGCCGACCTTCCGTCCAGAAGTGGCACCTGCGGATCTGGGCAAGGACTGGGTAGGTGGTTATTTCTGCCCTTGCCACGGCTCCCACTACGATCTGGCTGGCCGCGTCTACAAGTCGCAACCTGCGCCTTTGAACCTGCCAGTTCCCCCGCATTCCTATGAAACCGATGACGTCATTGTCATTGGCGTCGATACGGAGAAAGCGTGA
- a CDS encoding cytochrome bc complex cytochrome b subunit, translated as MSKFMDWVDARFPATKMWEDHLSKYYAPKNFNFFYFFGSLALLVLVNQIVTGVWLTMSYTPSAEEAFASVEYIMRDVEYGSILRLLHSTGASAFFIVVYLHMFRGLLYGSYQKPRELVWVFGMLIYLALMAEAFMGYLLPWGQMSYWGAQVIISLFGAIPVIGNDLTQWIRGDYLISGITLNRFFALHVVALPIVILGLVVLHVLALHEVGSNNPDGVDIKKFKDENGVPLDGIAFHPYYTVKDIVGVVVFLFIFCSIVFFFPEMGGYFLEKPNFEVANAFKTPEHIAPVWYFTPFYAILRAIPDKLLGVIAMGAAIAVLFVLPWLDRSPVKSMRYKGWLSKIWLWVFCISFVILGVLGVLAPTPERTLLSQVCTFLYFAYFILMPFYTRLEKTKPVPERVTG; from the coding sequence ATGAGCAAGTTCATGGATTGGGTTGATGCGCGCTTTCCCGCGACCAAAATGTGGGAAGACCATCTCAGCAAGTACTACGCCCCGAAGAACTTCAACTTCTTCTATTTCTTTGGCTCCCTCGCACTGCTCGTTCTGGTCAACCAGATCGTTACCGGTGTCTGGCTGACCATGAGCTACACCCCGTCGGCGGAAGAGGCGTTTGCTTCCGTCGAATACATTATGCGCGACGTCGAGTACGGCTCGATCCTGCGTCTGCTGCACTCCACCGGCGCCTCGGCGTTCTTCATCGTGGTCTATCTGCACATGTTCCGTGGCTTGCTCTACGGTTCGTACCAGAAGCCGCGTGAGCTGGTGTGGGTCTTCGGCATGCTGATCTATCTGGCGCTGATGGCTGAAGCCTTCATGGGTTACCTGCTGCCGTGGGGCCAGATGTCCTACTGGGGGGCTCAGGTGATCATCTCGCTGTTCGGTGCGATCCCGGTCATCGGCAACGATCTGACTCAGTGGATCCGTGGTGACTACCTGATTTCCGGTATCACCCTGAACCGCTTCTTCGCCCTGCACGTTGTTGCGTTGCCGATCGTGATCCTCGGTCTGGTGGTGCTGCACGTTCTGGCGCTGCACGAAGTCGGTTCGAACAACCCGGACGGCGTGGACATCAAGAAATTCAAAGACGAAAACGGTGTACCGCTGGACGGCATTGCCTTCCACCCGTACTACACCGTGAAAGATATCGTCGGCGTGGTGGTGTTCCTGTTCATCTTCTGCTCGATCGTGTTCTTCTTCCCGGAAATGGGCGGCTACTTCCTCGAGAAGCCGAACTTTGAAGTGGCGAACGCCTTCAAGACGCCAGAGCACATCGCTCCGGTCTGGTACTTCACGCCGTTCTACGCGATTCTGCGGGCGATTCCGGACAAGCTCCTGGGCGTTATCGCCATGGGCGCGGCCATTGCTGTGCTGTTCGTCCTGCCATGGCTCGATCGTAGCCCGGTCAAGTCGATGCGCTACAAAGGCTGGCTGAGCAAGATCTGGCTCTGGGTGTTCTGCATCTCGTTCGTGATCCTGGGCGTGCTGGGCGTACTGGCCCCAACCCCTGAGCGGACGTTGCTGTCGCAGGTATGTACCTTCCTGTACTTCGCCTACTTCATTCTGATGCCGTTCTACACCAGGCTCGAGAAGACCAAACCGGTTCCGGAAAGGGTGACTGGCTGA